The Desulfuromonas acetexigens DNA window TCGACCTTGTCCACGACCAGCCCCACCACCTTGGTCTTCCCGGGATTGATCAAGGAGTCGAGGATGCCCGCAGCATCTCCGTCGCCGAGGCCGCGATGGTAAGCGACATCCAACCGGGACAGATCATGGCCTTCCCAGAACTGCTTCCAGAGTTTCTCTTCGCTGTTGGTCGAGTTGATGGATGACGGGAAATAGAGCGGCGGCTTGCCCGAGAAGATCGATTGCCGCGATACCGAGGTGAGCGTCGGAATCCAGGCGAAGGTCGCGGATTCGCGCATGACCAGATTGCCGTCCTGCTTTTGAAGAAGCTGGCGGATGGTCACCCACTGATCGAGGGCCAGACCATCGACCACGATCAGCGCGGCACGGCAGCTACCGGAGTCCTCGATATCCCGAGCCAGGCGGCGCGGCACATGGTGCAGCATGGCCGGATTGGTCGGCGGCAAGTTGATCAGACTGGAGTAGTGGTCGGCCAGCCAACCGGCAAAGGTCGTGTTCAGTGTGTCGCCGATTTCCCTGAGTCGGGTCTGATACTCGGCGCTGTTGCCACAATGAACCAGCGAAGAGAGTTCGGCCCATTTCAGTGCGAAGGCGGTCCAGATCGAGTAACGGGCCTCCGCAGTGGGCAGTTCCTTCTCGACAAGGCCAAACAGGCGGGAGATCCGTAGCTCGTCATCGTCCACGCCGGACGTGGCGATACCGCTTCGGACCCAGGACCCGGCATCCACTTGAATGCCCTTGGCCGGGACAGGGGTGAGTTTCCCCTCCAGGAACAGGTTGTCGATGTAGACCTTGATGTCCTGATGGTCGAACGGCAGGTGATCAGGGCCGGGATACTTGAGCCCGTATTCAGGCGAATCTTCCCATGCCTTGTTGGCGCTACCCAGCCTGGAAAGAAATAGCGGCCAGCGTTCCTGTAAAAAGGCGAAGAAGGCCTCATCGTCCGGAACGATCTCGGAGAGCGGCCAGGCTTTGAACCCATCATGGCCTTTGAGAACCTGGATGAGCCGCTCGGCCAGCATCAGCGGGATTTGGAGCTTGCCGTAGTGCAGGCGCAGCAAGGCGCGAAACAACTCCACCTCGTTGGCAATAAGTTCCGCCGCAATGCCGAACACATGACGGAGAATGAAATCCTTGGTGGCGTTGTCGCCCATGCGATCCGATGGCGACTTACGCTGGGCCTCGAACAGCGCGTCCAACAGGCTTCGGTCGAGCTTCTCGATGACCGGATAGCTCAGGTTGGGGAAGAGATCCCCCAGGTTGAACGACAGCTTGCGACCCGCCTGGAGCAGGTCGTAGGGCAGGGATTCCAGCTCGGCATCCTGCAAGCGGAGAATCACCACCAGGTCGGTATGTTCGCCTTGATCCCAGATCGAGCGGTACTTGGACTCATAGGCATATCTGAATTCGACCGGGTCACTGAACTCGATCAGCTCGAACCCACGCTCCCGAAGCCCCAGCGCCAGTTTTTCCTCGGTCAGCAGACCATCCGGGTCCGCGACCAGGGTCAGCTTGCTGACGTTGGGGACGAAGTCATTCAGGATAGCGTCTCGCCAGCTACTCATTGAACGCCTCCCTTGACGATGCGCAGCATCAGCAGCGACCGGATTTCCGGTACGATCTGCCGCGCTGATTGCAGTTCATGCCGCCACTCAGTTTCCTCGGCAGCGCAGCGGGCCAGACGGTACTGGCGCACTTCGGGCAGCCCCACCCGCTCGATGGCCTTCCGCCGTGAGGTAAAGGCGACCATGCCGCGCTCCTCTTCCCGGGTCACAGAAGCTATGTGCGCCTGCTGCAGGGCGTCGAACAGCTCCTGTCCGGCCTGTTCGGCAGCAATCTGCAAGCGCTCATGGGCGGTGATGGATTCCTCCTGGCCGAGGGTTGCCTGCACCTGAGTTTCGGCTGTCTGCAGCGCATCCCAGATGTGCCGAGCCGTGGGCAGAAACAGTTTGCCTTCCTCGCTCAGGAACACACTGACATATCCCCGCCGCACCATGGGGATGCGCAGGAGTTGTGTCTTCTGGTGCCTCCCGGCCTGAAGGCGGATCTCAAAGAGACCCCAGAGCCCGGAAATACTGGCTGGCAGTCCGCTTACGGTTACGCAAGGTAAAGGTTGGCCAGCCGCGACCTGCGGCAGGTTCAGGGCAAGGCCACGGACACGGCTGTTTTCGAGATTGAGCAGGGTTGCGTCGGTCAGGCGGTTCGCTTCCCGGGCGTTGAACACGGCTTTGCGATGTTCCTGACCGTCCGGCCAAGTCAGATCCCACCAAGAGCGTTTACGGCCGGCCGTGCCGCCGTGCGAATTGAGATAGCCCACCGTCATCCGCTCCACCCAGTGGGGCAGCGGATGGGAGCGCAGACGCTCAGCCGTCTGCACGTCCGGCTCTTCGGAGATGCCATAGATGGCGGAGGACTCGCGCACCTGCTGAATCTCATCGCGGATTCTGGCCACCGTGTGATCGACGGAGGTTTCGATACCGCCAGGATTAAGGATGGCCGAGGCGAACATATCTTCGAACAGTTCACCGGCCTGGGCGGAGTCAAGCACATCGCCGGTCTTGTCGATGCCGAACTCGTCGAAGATCACCGAGAGCTTCTGCTCCAGCACTTCGCGGACCCGGAACTCGACCGAATCCTCAAACACGAAGTTGATCGCACGCACCGTCTTGGGCTGGCCGATACGATCCACGCGACCGATTCGCTGTTCCAGCCGCATCGGGTTCCAGGGGATGTCGTAGTTGATGATGACATGGGCGAACTGCAGGTTCAGACCCTCACCGCCCGCATCGGTGGAAACCAGCACGCGGTGGGATTTGCGGAAGGCGTCCTGGGCCTGCTTGCGTTCCTCCATATCCATGGAGCCGTTCAGGGTGACCACCGAGATCCCCCGGGCTTCCAGAAACTCCTTCAGCATCTGCTGGGTCGGCACGAACTCGGTGAAGATCAACACCTTCAGGTCCGGCTCGTTTTCCTCGGCCTGCAGTTCGTAGATCCACTCGATCAACGTCTCGGCCTTGGCGTCCGGTCCCGCCTGTTCGCAGCGAACCGCCGCATCCAGCAGGGTCTCCACATGGCTGCCTTCGCTCTGCAGGGCCGACACATGGGATTTCAGCAGCTCATCGAGCAGCTCCTGGCCGTCCATGTCATAAATCAGTTCCGAGGATTGAGGACTGAGGGCTGAGTCTTCCGAATCGAAAAGGGTCTCTGATTTTTCACTCAGTCCTCGTTGCTCAGTCCTCAGCACTTCAAGACGGCGCTCAATCGTCGTCTTGATCGCCCGGGCGCTGGAAACCACCAGGCGCTGCATCAGGATCATCAGGAAGCCGATGTGGCGTTTCTTCTCGCGCAGGGCTTGGTTGTAGCCCTCGCGGACATAATCAGTCACCGCCTCATAGAGGAGTTGCTGCAGGCGATGGCGGCTCTCCCAGGCCACCGGGACCATCTGTGTGCGCCGGGGTTTGAAGAGCGGCTTGCCGTCGGCATCGATGGCCTTGCGTTTTTCGGTGCGGATGACATGCGGTGCCACCCGCTCACGGGAGACGCTGTCCATGTCCGGAAAGGCGTCATCATCCAGCAGGTTCATCAGGCGATGAAAGGCGTCGGTCTTCCCCTGGTGGGGAGTCGCCGAAAGGAGCAGCACATAGGGCGCGGCCTCCGCCAGGCCCTTGCCGAGTTTGTAGCGGGCGACCTGATCGGTGCTGCCGCCCAGCCGATGCGCTTCGTCCACGATCACCAGGTCCCAGCCAGCGGTAATCAGATCCTCGAACCGGCTGCGGTTGTATTCGGCAACGCGCTCGGCGGTCCAGCCGCGTCGCTTGTCCATGGGCTTGACCGAATCCAGAGAGACAATGACCTGATCGAACATCGACCAGGCTGAGTTCCGCTGGTCCGTCCCTGAAGCCAGGCGTTGTAATGTGCCAATGTCGTCGCCCAGCACAAGCTGGAACTGTTCATTGAAATGGGTCTGCATTTCCGCCACCCACTGGGTAGCGATTCCCTTCGGCGAGACGACCAATGTCCGACGCACCAGCCCGCGCAGCTTGAGTTCGCGCATGACCAGCCCGGCCTCGATGGTCTTGCCGAGACCCACTTCGTCGGCCAGCAGGTAGCGCACGCGGTCGCCGGAGATGGCCCGGGACAAGGCGTGGATCTGGTGCGGCAGCGGAATGACGTTGGACTCCATGGGAGCCAGCAGCACATGGCCGTCGATGGCGCTGGTGGAGCCTTCGAGCACCTCGGCCACCTTGGCGGCGGCGGCCACATAAGCAATGCGACCGGCCTCGATCTCCGGCTGCAGATCGGCACTCAGCGGCCGCAAGGCGGAGCGGGGCACGCGCACCACCGCGTCCTGGTTCGGCAACCAGACACGGCACACCGTCTGCCCCCACAAGGTCTGTTCTTCGATGACCTTGCAGGCGCTGTTATGAACGGTGCTGAATTGCCACTTCTGGGCACCACTGGAAGATTTCATTCTTGAACCTCCAGTCTCAACCTGTTTGGCTTGATGACGGAGCGTGACCAGTGCTGCTCCATAGCCTGGATAAACGCCGGACGAACCAGTTTGGCCCGTTGCGCCAGCCAGTCGTCTTGGTCAAATCGAAGATAGATGCCTTCCGCAGGCTGTTCGCTGAGTTTTGATGTCGATAGGAATTTTTGAACTTCCGGGTACGCGAAGTGCCCGAATGCGAGAACAGGAACTTGAGCAACACCCATTTCCGTAAAGAGATCATCCCGGCGCTTTGAAGATAGAAATCGGCCAAATCGTTTGTCATAAACATCGAAACCAAGAAACCAATCTGGCAAACGGTCATAAAAAACCGAGTGCTGAGCATAGCACCATTCCCCGAAGAGTATGAAATGGTCGGAAAGATGCTCAAACAGCGTACAGGCCCGTGGCGTCAACCAATCGCCAAGTTTTTTCCATTGACCAGATCCAGGTAAATGCAGGTATGCGCCCCTGTTCTGTACTCGAATATTTCCTTCCGAATCAAAAGAGATTCCCAAATTCGCGCCATCTACCTTTTCCTCAACAATAAGATTGTGCTGCAAGAATTCACCACGCTCCGATTTCGACAGTACCTTGTCATCCCGGATGTCAACACCAGCCAGCGTTGCCAAATGTGGTGTGGAGGGGAATTTGAAGAAATCTTCTTTCATATATCGCTCTATTCAGCGAACTTCGCATATTTGATCTTCGTATATTCAGGGCAAAGGAAATTAACGGTAATACCTACTTTCTCCAAGGAGTCCTTCCATCCCCACCATTTGTTGTCGGTTGCCTGCAGAATTGGCGGCTTATCCTTATGTGCATTTGCGGCAGCAACAAACTTACGATCCGATTTATCGAAATTTTCCAGTCCGTCGTGATCTGGGAACTCATCGTATGAATCACCGGTTTTTGTGATGGTCACTCTATCGCAATATTCTGGATTATGACGGTGGTCGTTCACCCATTTCATAAAAGCATCGCCAATACCAGGTTGACCCTTCATAGAAAGCTGCTGCCGATATTCGTTGAAGATTTCATCCCCCGCATCGACAACCAGGCAACGCTTTTTGATGACATGCTCAACCGCATTAATACATGCGAGCACACACGCTTCGGGTACGTCAGAGTCCGGGTCTGGTTGGTTGGCGAGATTGGCCGTCTTGGGCACATTGGTATCCACCAGACATTTCTTCGGCAGGCTCATTCCGATGCCTCCGCCTTTTCGACTTTCTGCATTCGCTTCTTCATGGCGGCCTTCGCCTGCTCAGTGATGTCACCCATTTCATCACCGAAGAAATTTTCCGGCCAGTTCTGGATGTTGCCAAAGATGTCAATTTGCAGAAGGTCGAGTGTAGGAGGGATCTTGTCAATATTTGCAAAGTAAGCCGACACTTTTTCTTGGGGAACCACGTTCTCGGCAATTCGACGTTGCAACCGCCGCAGAAAATGTTCCGAATGGGTCTCGATGACCAACTGAATATTTCTATCCGTCCCGTTTTCTCTTGAGTTGATCACGTCAATCATCACATCTGCCAAAGCAGATTGCGCACTCGGATGTAAATGAATTTCCGGCTGTTCCATAATGATTATTGAACCGGGAGGTGCGTAAAAACATTGAACCAGAACCGGTAGTACCTGTGAGATGCCAAACCCGACATCGGGAAGATCTACCCAGTCTTTTGATCCTTTTGTTTGGACATTGACTTCATATTCCTGGCGATTTTCAGCAATTTTTTTAACCCTGAAGCTATCAATTAGCCCCATGGATTTTAGGCTTGCGGCAATTATTTCCTCGAAAGGTTTGGTAAGCTTTTTATATCCGAGGCTAATTTTTCTGTTTTTGCTTGCAAGAAGGGCCGCGATGGTAAGTTCACCTGAATAACCAACACTTTCAGGTGTAATACCGCCCCAAGTGTAGAGTCTTTCCGTTTTGATTCTTAATGGCCCGAGATAGCATATCGACTTAAATAGCTTTTCTTGGGCGAGATTCAGATCTTGGACAAATTCCGAGTTTTTATAGTAGTTGACCACTTCATCAGGGAATCCATAAAAACGTACTGGTGGACTTGGATACCAGACTCTGCCCGGGTTTCTGATCAATGAATATTGTTCAGAATTGACCTCATATTGACCTGGTTTCTTTGCAGATGGGCTCATCCCAACTTTCAAAACAGATTCTTCGCCTTCCTTTAGGTGGTAATTTAATTCTTCGATTTTTAAACTATCCGAGTCTTTGTCGCCTGCTACCTTTGCAGTAAAGGCGATCGTATCAGCTGTAAAATTAGTCTGTGAAACGGTGTCCCTGAATTTCAATTTTTGAAATGTCTCCCACTCGTATTCAAAGGCGATCTCATTTTCGAGATTCCTTTGATAGACCATCTCGCGAAACGACCCCAGCTGAACGACACTGTTTTTACCACCTGGATAAAAAATAGCCTTGCGATCCTGTGATTCAGCTGTTTGTTTCAGCATCATCAGGAACTGACCAATGCTGGATTTTCCGGAGCTGTTTGCGCCGAAGATCAAAGAAATAGGGGCCAGGCGAATGGTGCCGGTATCCTTCCATCCTTTGAAGTTCTGTATTCGTAACTGTTTGAGCATAACTATTCCCCTCCCATCCGAGTTACCGCCTGGTCGTACCACATGAGCAGTTTGGGGTCTTCTTCGAGGACGTTGTTGGGGATCTTGTCGGCCACGGCGACGATAACGGCGTAGTCGCGTTCCTGCCAGGCTTTCTTGAATCCGGCGCGGACAGCTTCCAGGCGGAAGACCTTGAGTTTCTTTTTGACCTCTTTGTATTCCTCGAACTCCTTGAGCAGTGCCTTCTCGCGCAGTTTCTCCAAATCGCCTGCCTTGTTGGGATCGGGCACGAACCAGCGGTCGCGGGCCTTGGCGACCAAGGTCGGGTCGTCCTTGGGCAGGTTGCGCAGCTCTTTCCAGTTGGTGGAGAGGTAGGCGTGGATCTGCTCGGGCACGGGGCCTTTACCGTCGTAGCAGAGGAAGTTCTGGTTCAGTAGTTCGCGCAGATCGAGCTGGGCCTCGTTCTTACTCCAGCCACCGAGCTGCTGCATGAACTGCGGATTGATGTCGGAGAAAGTCTGCGGTTTCTCCCTAATGAGCTGGCGCAGCCACTGGATCGACGATGCCTCATCGCAAACGAACATGGCCATTTGTGTCAATTCGCCTGAGGTCATTTTTTTACGGTCGTATTCGGCCACCTGGTCTGGCAGGAAGTACATGCCGTCACGCTCGATGAAGCGCTGCGCCAGACCGATCTGGAACTCCTGACTGGAGATCGGCACGGGATAGCCCTTACGGACGTAATAAGCCACCATCTGGTCAAACAGGATGCGGGGATCACGTTCGGAGACAAACTGCAGCGAGGCTCCCTGTTGCTTAATTACCGGCAGATACTGCAAATGCGTACGGACAAAATCCCACACGCCTTCTTCGGTTTGTGCCTCTTTCTGGAAACGCTCTTCAAAACCGCCATTGGGTTTGTAGGCTGAGATAACGAGGTCTTGTTTGACGGCTGTAGTAGTTGTTATAGAAATGAAGCTACCTTTCTTTTTATCCAAGACTGATACATTTGCCACTACAAAACCAGCATCGGTAAGAGCGTTTTGAATAGCGTTCCATACAGCTGCCTTACTGTTAGAAAATTCAACCGTCATCCAGCGCCCTGGCTTTAGTACTCTGAATGCCTCTGAAAAACATGAGGTCATCAATACTCTATAGTCATGAAGATCTTTTTTCTGCCCTTTGTCTTCAATGGCTTCCTTTTCTCTGTGTGTAATTACCCCCAACCAAGATTCCCAAATAAAGTTGAGTTCGGCATAGTTTAAATTTGCACCGAAGGGTGGATCGAAAAATAAATAATCAATCGAACAGTCCGGCATATTTATGGATGTAGATGATTGGGTCGTTATTATCGATGTTTGTTTCTTGGACTTGAACGCCTCTACGTGCTTTTTAAGTGCCTGTTTGAGCATTTGAATGACGTTTAAATCTTTAACCAAGGAAGGAAGATACAAGGTGCCACTCGTAGGTCCACCGCCAGCTCCCCAAACCCCAGCTTGATATGTCAAGCCGTATCGTTTATTAATTCGAAAGGCAACAGCAGAAAGAATGTTCCAGTATATGGATGATGATGCTTTGCTCCTGTAAGTTGCCAGGGAAGCGAGCGTGCTCTTGTAATAAAAATGGTGTACGTGCGTGATACCATTCGGATCATTGCGTCTTGTTTCTCTGCCCTCAATCATTCGGTCAGTTGGATGCCATTTAGCTAATGGCATCTTCAGAATTTTTTCAATCTTAATCAGATCGGATTGATCTGGTTCTTTTTGACACCGCGTTGTCCCGACAGAATAGTTGATAAGAACAGGAACCTGCTTTGCTTGACGAATGGAATCATTCAGAGATTCGTCATAAATGGTTGACCAAGCCCTATCCAAACTTCTTTTGTTCAATGCGGCTTTACAATGACTACATGAAAATTCATCAAGAACTTTTCCTCCATTAATGTCTACAGCTTCATGCCAAAAGACGATTTCGTTAGCACATTCCGGACATACAAATACATCTGACCAAACGATGTAGTTTATTTTTCCTTTCCTTCCGTCAGAATGGATTGTTTCATACATCCAGCCGCACTCTTTCTCAACCTCGCGTATAATCCGTTTGGCTTCTTTCTCGAAGGCGGATGAATTTATTGGTGAATTGTAATTGTATGCAATAAAGGTTGCGGCTGGAGAGAGATCATTCTGAATTGTCCAACGTGGACCTAATTTGGAAAATTCCCGCCAAACCTTTTTTCCATTCTCGTCTATTTCTTCCTGCAAAATAATGCCGTCTGGTTTGACTTGGTATCCAAGCGAAATAACCTCATCTCTATCACCACACAATTGAGATGCAACACCAGTCATTCCTGTACCGCAAAAGCCGTCAAATACAATATCTCCTGGCTGGGTGTAACGCAGCAGATAGCGCATTATTGCCTTGTGCGGAACCTTTGTGTGGTATGGGTGCATTTTATAGAGGGGGTCATATTTTCCCTCACTTACATCAGCCGCAAAAGGCTCACGGTGGTAGTGATAGCCTTCAGGCTGCTCCGGCTTCTGCGCCTCCCACTCGGCGATGAAGTCAGCGATCCACGGGTTCGGGCAGGCGGTGTAGTACGGCGGGTCACTCAGGTTCAGGATGTCCTCGTCGCTGCCGATGGGAAAGCCTTCGATCTTGCGGAACTCCGGGTTGCGCAACCGGTCGCGTAGTAGCTCGGTGAAGTGTTGGCGTCGCGCTTCATCACTTGGGAATTCGATGCCGAGACAGGTGACCGGTTGCGGTTCTGTGTTCTGGGTTCTGTGTTCTGAGTTGAAAAGCTCGTCCTGTTTCATTTGTACTTGGCTCCCTTGAAGTCGCTGTTCTGTAAATACCGCAACAGTCCAGCGATCATCCGCGCCGTTGCTTCGGTTTCCGAATAGAGTTTTTGGAATTGATCTTGGTTTATGTAGCCAGCGTCGAGGGCGACGTAGAGTTGGGCTTGCACTTCGGATGCTGAGCCTTTGGCGGTGGATAAGAACTGGATGAACTCCTTGTTACCGCCTCTGCCGAAACCTTCAGCGATGTTGGACATGATTGAGACCGAAGCGCGGCGAATTTGGTCGCGCAGGCCGAAATCACGAGCAAACTGGCCGTCGTTTGACATGGCGTAAATTGCCTTTGTCAGTTCCCGGGCCTTTTGCCAGGCTTCTATGTCCTCGAATCGCTGAAAGCTGCTCATTGCATTACTCCAGTACGATGCGGACTTTGTTCTGGTCTTTGCCTTTAGTCAGGCTGTCCACGTAGTCACTGACTGCTTGCTTGATTTCATTTGGCGTAGATGGTCCAAGGTCGGTGACGATCTTCAGCAAATCGGCTTTCTTAACCGACACCTTCTGCAAACCAGCGAGGATGGTTTTTAAGGTCTGCACAAAATTGCCATCAACCGGGTCGGGCAGTTCCTTTGAATTCATGAACGACTGGATGACCTGCTTGTCATCCTCATGAAGCAGTTCCTTCACGTTTGCCTGAGTCATCGGATCGTCGAGATTGTTCAGCAGGGTCTTCGTCCACTGCTCTATGATCCGATCCAACTGTTCATCCATTTGATCGAGCTGCTTCGAACCAGCAACAAGTAACCCTGAACCAGAAACCCCAATTTCCGCCGCAGGCCGAAATTGGCAATGCGGGCAGATGGGCGAGGCGTCGAGGTTTTGCTCGGTTAGGGCGAAGCAGCTCTTCAGCCCGGCCAGGCGGTTCTGGTAATCGGTGAGCTGCTGCCGGGGCATCAGGTCGATACCGGCCAGTTTGAGCAGGGTTTGCAGGCGCTGATCGTTGAGTAATCCCGCCTTACGCTTGTCGTCGTTCACGCCCAGCCGGGCGCGCGCGTGGAGGGAGATGTATTGGTTGATGTAGTCGCGTTTGAGCTTTTTCAGTTTTTCGCCGACTTCGGACGAAAGGCGCGCGAGTTGCGGGTTCTGAGTTTTGAGTTCCGAGTTGATGGAATCCAAAACATCGCCCCGGATGGCCTTCACTTGATCAACCCAGAGATCCAGTCCTTGGGGTTTTGACTCGGAACCCGTAACCCGGAACTCGGAACCGCGGCTTGCGGAGGCTTCAGCCGTAGCAAGCCAAGCCGCCGTCGGGCTGTGGTCCATGATGAACTCGCGCAGGGCGTCCAGCTCATCCAGGGCCTTCACGGCCTTTTCGTGGGCCAGCACTTCGGGAGCGCTGTAGCGGAAGTTTTTCAGCTTACCCGGCGAGGAGTAGGCCTGGAGCGATTCAAAGAAGCCCTTGGCCTCGTCCAGCCCGCTGGCCTGGCTGGCTAGGTCGGTTCCCGCGAGCAGATCTAGCCCCCAGAAGGAGAGCCCTTCGCGCAGGGTCTGCTGGGTCATGACGATGCGCTTGACGATCTTGCCCACCGCTTGTTGCAGGTTCTGCACCGGCTCGTCCTTGCCCTGGGTGACGAGCTGGGCCATGCCCGGCGTCATGCCGAGCAGTTCGAACAGCGCTTTGAGCGCGGGCAGGTTCCATTCCTTGGGCTGCTCCAGGTGCTTGAAGCGGACCAGCTCGTCCATGCCGGTCGCGGCAAGCTGCTGTAGTCCGGTGGCGTCAAACTTTTTGCCCGGAATGGCGAGCACGATGTCGCCGGAATAGACCAGCGAAGCCAGGATGACCGCCACCCATTCCGGCTCAAGCCGACCACCGCCGGGGTTCATGTATTCCAGCCCGTGGTCGTCCTGGATGATCTCGCTGCGGTTGACTACCTGGCCGTGCCCCTTGGCCTTGACGGTATCGAGAATGAACTTGGTGTACTTCGACTTGTAGGGGTCGATCTTCTCGCCGTCGAGCAGCTCCAGGGCGTCCAGCACGGCGGTGGCCTGCTTGGTGCGGTTTTGCCCAGCGATGGCCCGTAGGGCGTCCTGTGCGGCCTGGGTGCGGTTATTGCCAGTGATCAGGACAGAGAAGAACGGATAGTCCGGGGCCTGGTTCTCAAAGTTTGGAGCAAGGCAAACACCGGCGATGGTGTTGACCAAGTCGCGGAAGTTAATGGTCTCGTGCGGCGATAGGCCAGAGAGATCACGGATGGACTTACCTTTGACCCACTCAACCATGGATTTGGCTCGTCCTTGATAGGTAACCTCGAAGGCATCATTCATGTGTTTTTGTAGCCACTGAACCAGCTTCCTTAGGAAGCCGTTGGCCTTCGATTCATAGGTTGCTTTGGCGTGACCCGATGATGTCGCCGCAAGATCCAAGGCTGCCGCGTAGTTCTTCAACTCGGCCTGGAATTCTTCGTCAGAACCTTTCAGACGGAAAAAAACTTCATCGCTAGTTTTGTCGTCTTTGAAGCGTGGAGGATCATTGGGTTGAATGAAGTAGAGGTAAAAGTCGCGCTGCGGCACAGCTGTAGAACGCTCATTGGGAGCGCCGAAAAAGAGGTAGCCAGATCGAGCTGCCTTGTGCTCTTGCCAGATCAATTCATGTTGCCATATTTTGTATCCAGTCACATAGGTGCTGTCCTGACATTCCATGACTCTCTTGAGCGCCTCATAGTAGAAACGATCGAGTTGAGCCTGCCCCAGGCTTTCGGCCCTTTTTTCGATTAGAGCGTCAAAGTCATCGGTTTTCTTCAAATCAAGATAAAACTGGCGGTTATCGGCATTGAAGGAGATGAACTGGCCGCTGACCGTTTTGTGGATCTCGCGCAGGACCGTTTCCACATGGGTCTGGAGATCCTTGTCGGGCTCGTCGCTGCCCAACTCAGCAATTAGAGGATCAAAAAGACAGAGGCGGTCGCGCAGCTCCTCGGCGGATGCGCCCATGGGGGCATAGATGTCGCCAGTGGTAAGGCGGTGGACGGACAGCGCATGGATCAGGCGCACCGCCATCGGCTTGTATTGCTTGCGGGTGATGGCGTTCTCGATGCGGGATTCCAGAACCTGGCTGCAATCAATGACTGCCCGGATTTCAGGAATGGCGCGGAACGAGGCGTTCTGTTTGAGCGTGTTCCAGTAGCTGTCGAATGCGATCAGGCCGGGCTCATCTTGTGGCACGTCCTTATCGAGAATGCTTTTCATGCCCATGGACAGAGTCTTGAGCACCTCGCGCTTTTCTACCACGGTGACACGCTCGAAGGTGTCGATGTAATCGGGATGCACCGGGAAGAGCCGGACAAACTCGTCCATGCGCTCGTTGAGCCCACCGTAGTATTTGGCGAAAGGCATCAGGTATTCGCGGATTTTGGCCTGCTGTTCGGTGGTTTTCTTGAGCAGACGCTCGGCCACGACAAATTTCACGTCACTGCGGGCAATAAGAACCTGTTCGAAACGATCCTTCACACGACGAATGCTGTCAGCTACAAACGCAAAGCGCGGGCTATCGAAAATAGCTTCCTGAACACCTGCCATAAAACGAAAACGCAAATCTTTGCATACTTCGCCTACTTCACGCAGGAAGTTGAGGTCAAGGATCAGCTCCTGATCCTTACGGGTGCGTAGGTAGTCAAGTAACTCGTCAACAACCAGCAGCAGTCCGTGATCTGGAAAGGCTTCGCCGAACTTGGCCATCATGTCTTCGAAGGCCCGTTTATGGCTGGTGATGGTCCCGACTTCGGGGAACACATACTCCACGCCAAGTTTTTCGAGATGCTCTTCCAGTTCGGCCACCAGGATGTCGCGCAGGGACATGGTGGTGGCAC harbors:
- a CDS encoding AAA family ATPase; its protein translation is MLKQLRIQNFKGWKDTGTIRLAPISLIFGANSSGKSSIGQFLMMLKQTAESQDRKAIFYPGGKNSVVQLGSFREMVYQRNLENEIAFEYEWETFQKLKFRDTVSQTNFTADTIAFTAKVAGDKDSDSLKIEELNYHLKEGEESVLKVGMSPSAKKPGQYEVNSEQYSLIRNPGRVWYPSPPVRFYGFPDEVVNYYKNSEFVQDLNLAQEKLFKSICYLGPLRIKTERLYTWGGITPESVGYSGELTIAALLASKNRKISLGYKKLTKPFEEIIAASLKSMGLIDSFRVKKIAENRQEYEVNVQTKGSKDWVDLPDVGFGISQVLPVLVQCFYAPPGSIIIMEQPEIHLHPSAQSALADVMIDVINSRENGTDRNIQLVIETHSEHFLRRLQRRIAENVVPQEKVSAYFANIDKIPPTLDLLQIDIFGNIQNWPENFFGDEMGDITEQAKAAMKKRMQKVEKAEASE
- a CDS encoding four helix bundle protein, translating into MSSFQRFEDIEAWQKARELTKAIYAMSNDGQFARDFGLRDQIRRASVSIMSNIAEGFGRGGNKEFIQFLSTAKGSASEVQAQLYVALDAGYINQDQFQKLYSETEATARMIAGLLRYLQNSDFKGAKYK
- a CDS encoding DNA methyltransferase; protein product: MKQDELFNSEHRTQNTEPQPVTCLGIEFPSDEARRQHFTELLRDRLRNPEFRKIEGFPIGSDEDILNLSDPPYYTACPNPWIADFIAEWEAQKPEQPEGYHYHREPFAADVSEGKYDPLYKMHPYHTKVPHKAIMRYLLRYTQPGDIVFDGFCGTGMTGVASQLCGDRDEVISLGYQVKPDGIILQEEIDENGKKVWREFSKLGPRWTIQNDLSPAATFIAYNYNSPINSSAFEKEAKRIIREVEKECGWMYETIHSDGRKGKINYIVWSDVFVCPECANEIVFWHEAVDINGGKVLDEFSCSHCKAALNKRSLDRAWSTIYDESLNDSIRQAKQVPVLINYSVGTTRCQKEPDQSDLIKIEKILKMPLAKWHPTDRMIEGRETRRNDPNGITHVHHFYYKSTLASLATYRSKASSSIYWNILSAVAFRINKRYGLTYQAGVWGAGGGPTSGTLYLPSLVKDLNVIQMLKQALKKHVEAFKSKKQTSIITTQSSTSINMPDCSIDYLFFDPPFGANLNYAELNFIWESWLGVITHREKEAIEDKGQKKDLHDYRVLMTSCFSEAFRVLKPGRWMTVEFSNSKAAVWNAIQNALTDAGFVVANVSVLDKKKGSFISITTTTAVKQDLVISAYKPNGGFEERFQKEAQTEEGVWDFVRTHLQYLPVIKQQGASLQFVSERDPRILFDQMVAYYVRKGYPVPISSQEFQIGLAQRFIERDGMYFLPDQVAEYDRKKMTSGELTQMAMFVCDEASSIQWLRQLIREKPQTFSDINPQFMQQLGGWSKNEAQLDLRELLNQNFLCYDGKGPVPEQIHAYLSTNWKELRNLPKDDPTLVAKARDRWFVPDPNKAGDLEKLREKALLKEFEEYKEVKKKLKVFRLEAVRAGFKKAWQERDYAVIVAVADKIPNNVLEEDPKLLMWYDQAVTRMGGE